Within the Sulfurospirillum barnesii SES-3 genome, the region CAACCTTCAGTGCGGCAACGCTGATTGGTGTTATTGGTGTCTTTTGGTCAAAGCGTTATGTTATGCCTCGCCCTATTTACACCGTTCCTTCTATTATTCCCATGATTCCAGGGAAATATGCCTATGAAATGATGATAAGCCTTGTAAGTATGAACAAAGACGGTGTCACAGATGCCCTGCTTTCAAGCTTGATTGAAAATGGTTTGCATGCGATTAGTATTTTATTTGCTATCGCCTTTGGCTTAGTCTTGCCTTCCATGTACTACACCAAACGTCAACAGCCGATTATTTAAAACGCATTGCCCTCAATACGCTGAATACGAATCTCTATCAAATCGTCATCTTTGGATGCAATGTAAATTTCCATAGGGCGACAACACACATAACAATCCTCAACATAACACTCTCCCAGCTCAAGGCTAGGTTCAATAAAAATTGAAAAACTCTCCCAGCAATAAGGGCAGGTGATGGTTTTATCAAACAGTGTATGATTCATATAAACCTTTCAAAACGTAGAGATTATATGTTTACATGTAAAGACTAAAACGAAGTTTTTGGGGCAGTGCCAGACGTTTACACGTCTAGCAAGACCACCTCAACCATCTCGCCTTTTTCATGTTATTTTGCAATTATTTATAATGATTGGTTAATGTGATAATTTCAATCGTTTCAGTATCGATATAAATAAAAATAGCTCTATACTTTTTATCCAGCCTAAACGAATAAATGAGCCGCTCTTTAGGCTCCAAAATTTCTGTATTTAATGAAGGATGAAAAGGATTGTTTTCAAAAAAGATTTTTGCTTTTTGAAACTTTTTCGTTAGATTATGTTCTCTAAGATACGCTTCTAAATCACTTCTTATAGGTTTAATGTGCATGGTAAACAGAACTTCTTTTCAAACCCTCTTCAAGCTCTTTTAAAAACTCATCGGAATAATTCTCTTTTTTAAAATCGCTCATTACCGCACCCAAATCGTCTTTTTGAAATTTTTTAAAGTACAGTTCCTTTTTGACAATCGTCTTTTTTACTTCTTCAATTTCATTGAGATTCATTTGCGAAATAAGCTTTAAAATATGGGGCAAGGTTATATCTACGGCTATTTGCATTGTCTCTCCTTTCTATTCAACAATAGTGTTTTAATTGAACTTTGTTCTTTATTGTGTTTTAATAAATTTAAGATTAGAACTTTTCGATTGATTAATCTCTGTTTATTCCATAAGTCAAAAAAACACATAAAAGCAAAAAATACTGCAAAAATAAATGCACTCTCTATGACTACTTCAACAAAAGAAGGCAGATTATCTTGCATAAATTCTACCATTTTTTTACTATCTTTATTCTCAGAAAAATATTTAAGTATACTCACTACACCCTGTACTACATTCCAAAAAAGTATTCCAGTTCCAGAAATAATTAATAATGTTAAATTGCTAGTAAATTGTGCTTTTTCTTCTACAAGCTTATTGATATGTTCATATTCTTTTAGAAGTATTTCTTTGCTCTTAATACTTTTGGTTTCTTCATCCGAGATATTCCAAACATCCTCTCTAAATGTTTTAAACATACCAAAATTTCCTTTTAATTTCTTAATTATTTTATCAAATCTTTTACACCTCCAACAACAACACCTCAACCCTCTCGCCTTTTTCGATTTTTTGAACATCTTTCTCCACACGAAGCAAAGAAGATTTATCCAAAAGATTGTTTAAAATAGCGCTACTTCCCTCTTTTTTACCTTCCAAATCCACTACCAATTCACCATCGCAAAAACGAAGATTGCAAGCGGTAAATTCGACAAATTTGGAGCGCTTTTTGTAAAACTCACCCATTTTTGCCTTACATGTAGGAAGCGCAAAGGTTTGTGCGCGCATTTTACGAAGCAGTGGAGCGATAAATAAAAAGGTACACACCGATGCGCTGTACGGAAATCCTGGCAGAGCGTAGATGTATTTGTAACCAGATTTCACCACACGAATGTGGCGACCTGGTTTCATGTACGAACCATCGATAATGTTTTCGATTTTCATATCGGTGAGAATGCTTTGCAAATAATCAAAATCCCCCACACTGCCACCACCCGTGGTTACGACGATGTCACTCCACATGAGCGCTTGACGAAGTTGTTGCTCAATCACATCACGATCATCACGAATCAGCTTAAAACGCATCGTTTCACAACCCAGTTGGCGCAAGATAGCCTCAACGGTAACATGGTTGGAACTTCTAATTTGCGCATGAGAAGTTTTCACTTCCCCAAAATCTAAGATTTCATTGCCAGTGGATAAAATCGCAACACGGGGTTTCATAAAGACTTCCACTTGCACCATCCCCAGTTCTGCCATCACACCGATCTGCGCAAAACCG harbors:
- a CDS encoding threonine/serine exporter family protein codes for the protein MLAWATLLLDTLWAAIPAVGFGMIFNVPRSALPFCALGGALTYGTREVLLYHHLSIEFSTFSAATLIGVIGVFWSKRYVMPRPIYTVPSIIPMIPGKYAYEMMISLVSMNKDGVTDALLSSLIENGLHAISILFAIAFGLVLPSMYYTKRQQPII
- a CDS encoding CPXCG motif-containing cysteine-rich protein; translation: MNHTLFDKTITCPYCWESFSIFIEPSLELGECYVEDCYVCCRPMEIYIASKDDDLIEIRIQRIEGNAF
- a CDS encoding molybdopterin molybdotransferase MoeA produces the protein MSKTFLPFDETLQALENSITTEMGMEHIFIGDALGRFLATDIVAMENNPTHATASMDGYAIAFSDQQQGTLHVNAFVPAGSEATGMVTQGECVKTFTGSLMSEGSDTLIPIENVEVEGDTIRITSAVPKGFAVRPVGENYQAGEVLIKKGTKIGFAQIGVMAELGMVQVEVFMKPRVAILSTGNEILDFGEVKTSHAQIRSSNHVTVEAILRQLGCETMRFKLIRDDRDVIEQQLRQALMWSDIVVTTGGGSVGDFDYLQSILTDMKIENIIDGSYMKPGRHIRVVKSGYKYIYALPGFPYSASVCTFLFIAPLLRKMRAQTFALPTCKAKMGEFYKKRSKFVEFTACNLRFCDGELVVDLEGKKEGSSAILNNLLDKSSLLRVEKDVQKIEKGERVEVLLLEV